A section of the Rhizobium sp. Pop5 genome encodes:
- a CDS encoding acyl-[ACP]--phospholipid O-acyltransferase — translation MQHNLMTSRKFAPLFWTQFLTAFNDNFLKNTLVFLILFKMSASEGAALVTLAGVILIVPFLLLSALGGEIADKHDKAEVAELLKRCEIGIAALAVVGLGFSSIFVLMAALFGFGVISALFGPIKYGILPDHLERRDLPKANAWIEGGTFIAILGGTIIAALAFSSGDNVLLFGSMMMGLSVLCWVSARMIPATGSKAPDLQIDRNVIRSSYTLVMEIREDKRLWRSALMNCWFWLVGAFILSILPTMVTELLGGSELVVPAYLTVFAVAVAVGSGIAAWMSSGRIVLLPAPIGTALLGLFSLDLAWNLWGLHSTSHATTILDFFAGQNTIRVAIDLAGMAISGAFIAVPTFAGLQSWAHEDRRARVIGAANVLSALFITVGLGLVAVIQALGASIPQILIGLGIVNFAVAWLMLKTLPTNAFRDFISILFRAFMRLEVEGLENIKKAGRAPIIALNHVSLLDGALALAITEEEPVFAVDYKIAQAWWVRPFLKMCKFLPLDPTKPMATRSLIKVVQEGSPIGIFPEGRLTVTGTLMKVYDGAAMVADKTGSMVVPVKIDGLEKSYLSYLDNGKIRRRLFPKVKVTILEPVKLEVPPELKGRKRRTAAGAALYQVMSNLLFQTADTSSTVLDRVIRAGHEFGMKKLAVEDPVTGRLTYGKLLTGAAVLGAKFGTRFPEQNLGVMLPNANGAAATILGVMTAGKVPAMLNFTSGAANILSACKAAEVKHVLTSRAFVTQAKLGPVVEELEKQVKIVWLDDLRAEISFKDKLLGLLRKARPLAKRRPDDPAVILFTSGSEGTPKGVVLTHRNILSNAAQAAARIDFHSGDKVFNILPVFHSFGLTAGTVLPLVSGVPVYFYPSPLHYRIVPELIYVSNATIIFGTDTFLNGYARTAHPYDFRSIRYIFSGAEPVKASTRQTYMEKFGLRILEGYGVTETAPVISINTPMYNKSGTVGKILPGMDWKLEPMPGIDEGGRLHVRGANVMAGYLRAEKPGVLEPLSDGWHDTGDIVTIDEDGFVKIRGRAKRFAKIGGEMVSLAAIEALAAELWAGALSVVSSLPDPKKGERLVLLTDAPNATRAEFLAFAKSKGAMDMMVPAEVNIGKVPVLGSGKVDFVAARKLAEGTAQAEQAA, via the coding sequence GTGCAACACAATCTGATGACCTCAAGGAAATTCGCGCCGCTGTTCTGGACACAGTTCCTGACCGCCTTCAACGACAATTTCCTCAAGAATACGCTCGTATTCCTCATCCTCTTCAAGATGTCGGCGAGCGAGGGGGCAGCCCTGGTGACGCTTGCCGGCGTCATCCTCATCGTGCCCTTCCTGCTGCTCTCGGCGCTTGGCGGCGAAATCGCCGACAAGCACGACAAGGCTGAGGTGGCCGAGCTCTTGAAACGCTGCGAGATCGGCATTGCCGCGCTTGCCGTTGTCGGCCTCGGCTTCTCCTCCATTTTTGTGCTGATGGCGGCACTCTTCGGCTTTGGCGTCATCTCGGCGCTGTTCGGGCCGATCAAATACGGCATCCTGCCCGATCATCTCGAACGCCGCGACCTGCCGAAGGCCAATGCCTGGATCGAAGGCGGCACCTTCATCGCCATTCTCGGCGGCACGATCATCGCAGCGCTCGCCTTTTCCAGCGGCGACAATGTGCTGCTCTTCGGCTCGATGATGATGGGGCTCTCGGTGCTTTGCTGGGTCTCCGCCCGCATGATCCCGGCGACCGGCTCCAAGGCGCCGGATCTTCAGATCGACCGCAATGTCATCCGCTCCAGCTACACCCTCGTCATGGAAATCCGCGAGGACAAGCGGCTGTGGCGTTCGGCGCTGATGAATTGCTGGTTCTGGCTGGTCGGCGCCTTCATTCTCTCCATCCTGCCGACCATGGTGACCGAGCTGCTCGGCGGTTCCGAGCTGGTCGTGCCGGCCTATCTCACGGTCTTTGCCGTCGCTGTCGCCGTCGGCTCGGGCATCGCCGCCTGGATGTCCTCCGGCCGCATCGTGCTGCTGCCCGCGCCCATCGGCACGGCGCTGCTCGGCCTTTTCAGCCTCGATCTCGCCTGGAACCTCTGGGGCCTGCACTCGACCTCCCACGCGACGACCATTCTCGATTTCTTCGCCGGCCAGAATACCATTCGCGTCGCCATCGATCTCGCCGGCATGGCGATCTCGGGCGCCTTCATCGCCGTGCCGACTTTCGCCGGCCTGCAGAGCTGGGCGCATGAGGATCGCCGCGCCCGCGTCATCGGTGCCGCCAACGTGCTCTCGGCGCTGTTCATCACCGTCGGCCTTGGCCTCGTCGCCGTCATCCAGGCGCTTGGCGCCTCCATTCCTCAGATCCTGATCGGTCTCGGCATCGTCAATTTCGCCGTCGCCTGGCTGATGCTGAAGACGCTGCCGACCAATGCTTTCCGCGATTTCATCTCCATCCTGTTCCGCGCCTTCATGCGCCTCGAGGTCGAGGGGCTGGAGAATATCAAGAAGGCCGGCCGAGCGCCGATCATTGCGCTCAACCATGTCAGCCTGCTCGACGGCGCGCTCGCGCTCGCCATCACCGAGGAAGAGCCGGTCTTCGCCGTCGATTACAAGATCGCCCAGGCCTGGTGGGTGCGCCCCTTCCTGAAAATGTGCAAGTTCCTGCCGCTCGACCCCACAAAGCCGATGGCGACGCGCTCGCTGATCAAGGTGGTGCAGGAAGGTAGTCCCATCGGCATCTTCCCCGAAGGTCGCCTGACGGTCACCGGCACGCTGATGAAGGTCTATGACGGCGCCGCCATGGTCGCCGACAAGACGGGCTCGATGGTCGTGCCTGTGAAGATCGACGGGCTGGAGAAGAGCTATCTCTCCTATCTCGACAACGGCAAGATCCGCCGCCGGCTGTTCCCGAAGGTCAAGGTCACCATTCTCGAGCCGGTGAAGCTCGAAGTGCCGCCGGAACTGAAAGGCCGCAAGCGCCGCACGGCGGCGGGTGCCGCTCTTTACCAGGTGATGTCGAACCTCTTGTTCCAGACCGCCGATACCTCCTCGACCGTTTTGGACCGCGTCATCCGGGCGGGCCACGAATTCGGGATGAAAAAGCTCGCTGTCGAAGATCCGGTCACCGGCCGGCTGACCTATGGCAAGCTGCTCACCGGTGCTGCCGTGCTCGGCGCGAAGTTCGGCACCCGTTTCCCGGAACAGAACCTCGGCGTCATGCTGCCGAATGCCAATGGCGCCGCCGCCACCATCCTCGGCGTCATGACGGCGGGCAAGGTGCCGGCCATGCTGAACTTCACATCCGGTGCCGCCAACATTCTCTCCGCCTGCAAGGCAGCCGAGGTGAAACACGTGCTGACCTCGCGCGCCTTCGTCACCCAGGCCAAGCTCGGCCCCGTCGTCGAGGAGCTGGAAAAGCAGGTGAAGATCGTCTGGCTCGATGATCTCAGAGCCGAAATCTCATTCAAGGACAAGCTCCTCGGGCTGCTGAGAAAAGCGCGCCCGCTCGCCAAACGCCGGCCGGACGATCCGGCGGTGATTCTCTTCACCTCCGGTTCCGAGGGCACGCCGAAGGGCGTGGTGCTGACCCACCGCAATATCCTGTCAAACGCCGCCCAGGCCGCCGCCCGCATCGATTTCCATAGCGGCGACAAGGTGTTCAACATCCTGCCGGTCTTCCATTCCTTCGGGCTGACCGCCGGCACCGTGCTGCCGCTGGTCTCGGGCGTGCCGGTCTATTTCTATCCTTCGCCGCTGCATTACCGCATCGTGCCGGAACTGATCTATGTCTCCAACGCCACGATCATCTTCGGCACCGATACCTTCCTCAATGGCTATGCCAGAACGGCGCATCCTTACGATTTCCGCTCGATCCGCTACATCTTCTCGGGTGCTGAGCCGGTGAAGGCCTCGACCCGCCAGACCTATATGGAAAAATTCGGCCTGCGCATTCTCGAAGGCTACGGCGTCACCGAGACGGCGCCGGTGATTTCGATCAACACCCCGATGTACAACAAGTCGGGCACGGTCGGCAAAATCCTGCCGGGCATGGACTGGAAGCTCGAGCCGATGCCCGGCATTGACGAGGGCGGAAGGCTGCATGTGCGCGGGGCCAACGTCATGGCCGGCTACCTCCGCGCTGAAAAACCCGGCGTGCTCGAGCCGCTTTCCGATGGCTGGCACGACACCGGCGACATCGTCACCATCGATGAGGACGGCTTCGTCAAGATCCGCGGCCGCGCCAAGCGCTTCGCCAAGATCGGCGGCGAAATGGTGTCGCTGGCGGCAATCGAGGCCTTGGCCGCCGAGCTCTGGGCGGGCGCGCTCTCGGTCGTCTCCTCGCTCCCCGACCCCAAGAAGGGCGAGCGGCTGGTGCTGCTCACCGATGCGCCGAATGCAACCCGCGCCGAGTTCCTGGCCTTCGCCAAATCGAAGGGTGCGATGGACATGATGGTGCCGGCCGAGGTCAATATCGGCAAGGTCCCGGTGCTAGGTTCGGGCAAGGTCGATTTCGTCGCGGCGCGCAAGTTGGCGGAAGGCACGGCGCAGGCGGAGCAGGCGGCCTGA
- a CDS encoding SDR family NAD(P)-dependent oxidoreductase: MSRIFITGSTDGLGLAAARTLISEGHEVVLHARSRERAAAVSETSAAALGLVIGDLASTEANRSIAEQVNAIGRMDAVIHNAGIYLERSRGETPEGHARTLAVNTLAPYLLTAWITRPERLIYLSSGMHRSGASALDDIDWKKRPWSASQAYSESKLYIATLAAAIARRWPDVLSNAVDPGWVPTKMGGAGAPDDLEMGHLTQTWLATSDEGAARVSGGYWYHRQQREAAAEVNDAGFQDALVEKLAELTGIRLFETGGRAQ, from the coding sequence ATGAGCCGCATCTTCATCACCGGTTCCACCGATGGCCTCGGCCTCGCCGCCGCCCGCACCCTGATCAGCGAAGGCCACGAGGTCGTGCTGCATGCGCGCTCCCGCGAGCGCGCCGCCGCCGTATCCGAGACCTCCGCCGCCGCCCTCGGCCTCGTCATCGGCGATCTCGCCAGCACCGAGGCAAACCGCTCGATCGCCGAGCAGGTCAACGCCATCGGCCGCATGGACGCCGTCATCCACAATGCCGGCATCTACCTCGAGCGCAGCCGCGGCGAGACGCCGGAAGGTCATGCCAGGACGCTCGCCGTCAACACGCTCGCTCCCTATCTCCTCACCGCCTGGATCACCCGCCCCGAGCGGCTGATCTATCTCTCGAGCGGCATGCACCGCAGCGGCGCCAGCGCGCTCGACGATATCGACTGGAAGAAGCGGCCATGGAGCGCCAGCCAGGCCTATTCGGAAAGCAAACTCTACATCGCCACCCTCGCCGCCGCCATAGCTCGCCGCTGGCCCGACGTTCTGAGCAACGCGGTGGACCCCGGCTGGGTGCCAACCAAAATGGGCGGCGCCGGCGCGCCCGACGATCTCGAGATGGGGCATCTTACGCAGACATGGCTTGCGACGAGTGATGAAGGAGCTGCGAGGGTGAGCGGCGGCTATTGGTATCACCGGCAGCAGCGGGAGGCCGCGGCGGAGGTGAACGATGCTGGGTTTCAGGATGCGTTGGTGGAGAAGCTTGCGGAGTTGACTGGCATCCGACTGTTCGAGACGGGCGGTAGGGCGCAATAG
- a CDS encoding YiaA/YiaB family inner membrane protein translates to MNDSFQKHSASWVSFSYISFGAAAFMLALGLYMMPLDLWGKGYLAMGILMLVQTTVNITKTLRDNAESEKLIRKVEDARTEKLLVKFNRNGED, encoded by the coding sequence ATGAACGACAGTTTCCAGAAACATTCCGCCAGCTGGGTCAGCTTCTCCTATATCTCCTTCGGCGCCGCCGCCTTCATGCTGGCGCTCGGCCTCTATATGATGCCGCTCGATTTGTGGGGGAAAGGCTATCTCGCCATGGGCATCCTTATGCTGGTGCAGACCACGGTGAACATCACCAAGACGCTGCGCGACAATGCCGAATCCGAGAAGTTGATCCGCAAGGTCGAGGATGCCCGCACCGAGAAGCTGCTGGTCAAGTTCAATCGTAACGGTGAAGATTGA
- a CDS encoding MBL fold metallo-hydrolase yields MESPAFDLAFEPAYGRAVPVAPDIERITAENPGPFTFYGTNSYIVGASSVAVIDPGPEDEAHFQALMAVIGGREVTHIFVSHTHRDHSPLSRRLKAATGAVTVGQGPHRPARPLRDGEVNPFAESSDMDFVPDIALGDGQTISGDGWSLTSVLTPGHAANHVAFALEGREILFSGDHVMAWSTSIVAPPDGAMADYMASLDKLIARGDRLLLPGHGGPVTEPGRFLLALKAHRLGREQAVLERVAAGDSNIAEMVKAIYRDTDPKLYGAAALSVLAHIEDLVERGEIAADGPPSLAATYRPATGR; encoded by the coding sequence ATGGAAAGTCCCGCATTCGACCTCGCTTTCGAGCCGGCCTACGGGCGCGCTGTGCCGGTTGCTCCTGATATCGAGCGGATCACGGCGGAAAATCCCGGGCCTTTCACCTTTTACGGCACCAACAGCTATATCGTCGGCGCTTCCTCGGTCGCGGTCATCGATCCCGGGCCGGAGGACGAGGCGCATTTTCAGGCGCTGATGGCTGTCATCGGCGGGCGGGAGGTGACGCATATCTTCGTCAGCCATACCCATCGCGATCACTCGCCGCTTTCCCGCCGGCTGAAGGCAGCGACGGGGGCGGTGACGGTGGGGCAAGGACCGCACCGGCCGGCGCGGCCGCTACGTGACGGCGAGGTCAATCCTTTTGCCGAAAGCTCGGATATGGATTTCGTGCCTGATATCGCGCTCGGCGACGGCCAGACGATTTCGGGCGATGGCTGGTCGCTGACATCAGTGCTGACGCCGGGGCATGCGGCCAATCACGTCGCCTTCGCGCTTGAAGGCCGCGAGATCCTGTTCTCCGGCGATCACGTCATGGCCTGGTCGACCTCGATCGTGGCGCCGCCGGATGGGGCGATGGCCGATTACATGGCTTCGCTCGACAAGCTGATTGCGCGCGGCGACAGGCTGCTGCTTCCCGGCCATGGCGGGCCGGTGACGGAGCCCGGCCGTTTCCTGCTGGCGCTGAAGGCACATCGGCTGGGGCGCGAGCAGGCGGTGCTGGAACGCGTCGCGGCCGGCGACAGCAACATTGCCGAGATGGTAAAGGCGATCTATCGCGATACCGATCCGAAGCTCTATGGGGCGGCCGCGCTTTCGGTGCTCGCCCATATCGAGGATCTGGTGGAGCGCGGCGAAATCGCGGCGGATGGGCCGCCCTCGCTTGCCGCCACCTACCGGCCGGCAACAGGGAGATGA
- a CDS encoding PspA/IM30 family protein gives MFKLISILLRGRAHDAEQAFADRNAVPLLAQQIRDAAQSIQSARRSVAVAIAQNEQEKGQHATIVARIADLEVRATAALSMSNEALAREAAEAIAFLEAERDASEKAQAQFASAIDKLKAIVRASEARLQELQRGERLARATEQAQKLDVAVSGPGFATLDDAEETLARLRLRQSQNELTAAALKDMEGATRPAGIIEKLANAGFGPPLHTSADDVLARLKSRVSPAT, from the coding sequence ATGTTCAAACTGATTTCCATTTTATTGCGGGGCAGGGCGCATGATGCCGAACAGGCCTTTGCCGATCGCAACGCCGTGCCGCTGCTCGCCCAGCAGATCCGCGATGCTGCTCAATCGATCCAGTCGGCCCGCCGCAGCGTCGCGGTCGCCATCGCCCAGAACGAGCAGGAGAAAGGCCAGCACGCGACGATCGTCGCCCGCATCGCCGATCTCGAGGTCCGCGCCACCGCAGCCCTTTCCATGAGCAACGAGGCGCTGGCCCGCGAAGCGGCCGAGGCGATCGCTTTTCTCGAAGCCGAGCGCGACGCGTCCGAGAAGGCACAGGCCCAGTTTGCAAGCGCAATCGACAAGCTGAAGGCGATCGTGCGTGCCTCGGAAGCACGGCTGCAGGAGTTGCAGCGCGGCGAGCGGCTGGCGCGCGCCACCGAACAGGCGCAGAAGCTCGATGTGGCGGTCTCCGGCCCCGGTTTCGCCACGCTCGACGATGCCGAGGAGACGCTCGCCCGCCTTCGTCTGCGCCAGAGCCAGAACGAGCTGACGGCCGCCGCGCTGAAGGACATGGAAGGCGCCACGCGCCCGGCCGGCATCATTGAAAAGCTTGCCAATGCCGGCTTCGGCCCGCCGCTGCACACGTCAGCCGATGATGTGCTCGCACGTCTGAAGAGCCGGGTCAGCCCGGCCACTTGA
- a CDS encoding TetR/AcrR family transcriptional regulator, with product MAGRREEKREDLKARLIEAARERIARDGLSNLRARDITQDAGCALGGLYTVFSDLAELVIHVNSGTLKALEARLTLAEAKEKSPTDRLRNLAQGYLSFAVEHRNLWKALFDHFPPESSPTPQWHLDEHLFLMDVIAEPLAELQPDMPAEDRAIRARTLFGAVHGVVSISLEGRFVGLPLERLAREVDELVQTIAAGAERRRESV from the coding sequence ATGGCCGGCAGACGAGAAGAAAAACGCGAGGACCTGAAGGCGCGGCTGATCGAGGCGGCGCGCGAGCGGATCGCCAGAGACGGGCTTTCGAATCTCAGAGCTCGCGACATCACCCAGGATGCCGGCTGCGCGCTGGGCGGCCTCTACACCGTCTTCTCGGACCTTGCCGAGCTCGTCATCCATGTCAATTCGGGAACGCTGAAGGCGCTGGAAGCGCGGCTGACGCTTGCCGAAGCCAAGGAGAAGAGCCCGACCGATCGCCTGCGCAACCTCGCCCAGGGCTATCTGAGCTTTGCCGTCGAACACCGCAATCTCTGGAAGGCGCTGTTCGACCACTTCCCGCCGGAATCGAGCCCAACGCCGCAATGGCACCTCGACGAGCACCTCTTCCTGATGGACGTGATCGCCGAACCGCTCGCCGAACTGCAGCCCGACATGCCGGCGGAGGATCGGGCCATCCGGGCGCGCACGCTGTTCGGCGCGGTGCATGGGGTGGTCAGCATCAGCCTGGAGGGACGCTTCGTGGGCTTGCCGCTGGAGCGGCTGGCGCGGGAGGTAGACGAACTGGTGCAGACGATTGCGGCGGGGGCGGAGCGGCGACGCGAGAGTGTGTGA